TCTTGCTCCTTACAGTCTGTAGCCAAGAGCCATGAGAAAGTTGCCATACCTACACATTCAGGCATTACCGACACGTCAGGACTCACCAGGACGGCCCGCTGGGCTCACCGGTGCAAAGCACACAGCCGTCCGCCGCGACAACGCCGCAGTGGTTATGCGAACCGAACTCGCGCACCTCGCTCTCCCGGAGGCTCAGACGCGCTGCCGTGGACGGCCAGTCGATTCTTCGGCGACTTTGGCGAGGCGCCGGAGCATGTCGCGGTGGCGAAGCTGGATCAGGGTGTCGAGGACCGGGTTATGCAGGGCCCCACCGATCCCGCGCAGGGGGTGTTCGTCCACGATGACCAGCGACTCTTCGCCCCAGGCGCGGATCTCGATGGCCACTCGGGCGGTGCCCAGAGGTCCGCTGTCGACTTCCAGCTCCAATTCGTCCGGCGCCTTCACCCGCCGAACAGTGGTAATTCCGGACCCGGTCCACGGGCCGACCCGAACGGTGTACTCGAGGGCAGAACCACATTCGGGCCACAGGCCACCGGCTACTCGCGAGTCAGAGGTGCCCACCACCCAGTCGGCATATCGGGAACCATCACAAAGCACGGCCCACACCTCGTGCGGCGCGGCATGAATCAACCGGTGCCGAACAGCCATCGTTCCTCCCGGGTCGTCAGATATCGGTCCTGTCCGACTTCCCGGAATCTCCCCTGCTACCCCTCCCCAGAGCGGAGGCGCGGGAGCCTCCCGCAATTCTCAACGTGGAGAAGCGTCGCGCCGGACGTGCGGCCGGGGGATCCGCCCAGGTGCGAGCTGCCGCCCGGGTACGGAGTATGAGCGCACCACTTCCATCCATCGTCAGCACGGTCAGGAGCCGAGCCTCATGCTGGAACACACACCTCACGAGGACCGCACCGAGGTCACCTTCGTCCTTCCTGCGGACATGCCGCCG
Above is a window of Streptomyces sp. NBC_01426 DNA encoding:
- a CDS encoding SRPBCC family protein, with protein sequence MAVRHRLIHAAPHEVWAVLCDGSRYADWVVGTSDSRVAGGLWPECGSALEYTVRVGPWTGSGITTVRRVKAPDELELEVDSGPLGTARVAIEIRAWGEESLVIVDEHPLRGIGGALHNPVLDTLIQLRHRDMLRRLAKVAEESTGRPRQRV